The following proteins are co-located in the Rhodococcus opacus B4 genome:
- a CDS encoding MarR family winged helix-turn-helix transcriptional regulator — translation MAQKVAGKTARNAELTEAEKLDPMQWIKFYWQQQVDDDPYPFLAMSSVLRLHQLMTSVLEQELKKGFEMSLTDYLMLKTLQLSDTGTRLLSRVAWHLLVHATTVTIATDRLEARGLLTRQAHPNDRRATLVTITNEGRTLVDEATAALSKADFGLPGLTSDQAEALVAIVAPIRKAAGDLDRAH, via the coding sequence GTGGCACAGAAAGTTGCGGGGAAGACTGCACGCAACGCCGAACTGACAGAAGCCGAGAAGCTCGATCCCATGCAGTGGATCAAGTTCTACTGGCAGCAGCAGGTCGACGACGACCCCTATCCGTTCCTGGCGATGAGTTCGGTCCTGCGTCTCCACCAGCTCATGACGTCAGTACTGGAACAGGAGCTGAAGAAGGGCTTCGAGATGAGCCTGACGGACTACCTCATGCTCAAGACTCTGCAGCTCAGCGACACCGGTACCCGCCTGCTCAGCCGGGTGGCCTGGCACCTCTTGGTTCATGCGACGACCGTGACGATCGCGACGGACCGCCTGGAGGCCCGCGGGCTCCTGACCAGGCAGGCACACCCCAACGACCGGCGCGCGACCCTTGTGACCATCACGAACGAGGGCCGCACACTGGTGGACGAGGCCACCGCCGCGCTGAGCAAGGCGGATTTCGGCCTTCCCGGTCTGACTTCGGACCAGGCGGAGGCACTGGTGGCGATCGTGGCTCCGATCCGGAAGGCCGCCGGCGACCTCGACCGCGCGCACTGA